A genomic segment from Halorussus sp. MSC15.2 encodes:
- a CDS encoding TIGR00341 family protein — translation MRLVQVSIPAGKRELVSDVLDSEGIDYMLTDETSGREYTAIAYFPLPTNAVQPILDKLEDAGLGDDPHAVIIDAETDTSRRFEELEKRYTEDSDASEHIAREEITTKAREMVPELQTYLAMTIISAVVATAGLLLDSAAVVVGSMVIAPLIGPAMGTSVGTVLRDRELFREGVKFQFIGGFAAVASSTLFAFGVRYGFLVPPGTNIFAISQVSGRLTPDFLSLVVALGAGAAGVLSLASGVSVALVGVMIAAALVPPAAAVGVAIAWGQPMAAVSSLVLVLVNLLSINLSGLLVLWYLGYQPRSWFELSETRATLVKRIGVLVVAIAVLSVFLGGVTYATVQNATFQNEAQNEIDAALSQEGTPTLLNVDFEGNRAPPFGQSKQVIVTVGRAPGEEYPRLAERLKQRIRRSTGRSVTVQVRFVEIDSA, via the coding sequence ATGCGGCTCGTGCAGGTTTCGATTCCGGCGGGCAAGCGGGAGCTAGTCTCCGACGTGCTCGATTCGGAGGGCATCGATTACATGCTGACCGACGAGACCAGCGGCCGGGAGTACACCGCCATCGCCTACTTCCCGCTGCCGACCAACGCCGTCCAGCCGATTCTGGACAAGTTGGAGGACGCCGGACTCGGCGACGACCCCCACGCGGTCATCATCGACGCGGAGACCGACACGTCCCGCCGGTTCGAGGAACTCGAAAAGCGGTACACCGAGGACAGCGACGCGTCCGAACACATCGCCCGCGAGGAGATAACGACCAAGGCCCGCGAGATGGTGCCGGAGTTACAGACCTATCTGGCGATGACGATAATCAGCGCGGTCGTCGCCACCGCGGGGCTACTGCTGGACTCGGCGGCGGTCGTCGTCGGGTCGATGGTCATCGCCCCGCTCATCGGTCCGGCGATGGGCACGAGCGTCGGCACCGTCCTCCGCGACCGCGAGCTGTTCCGCGAGGGCGTGAAGTTCCAGTTCATCGGCGGGTTCGCCGCCGTCGCGAGTTCGACGCTGTTCGCGTTCGGCGTGCGATACGGTTTTCTCGTCCCGCCGGGGACGAACATCTTCGCCATCTCGCAGGTGAGCGGCCGACTGACCCCCGACTTCCTCTCGCTAGTGGTCGCGCTCGGCGCGGGCGCGGCGGGCGTGCTGAGTCTGGCCTCCGGCGTCTCGGTGGCGCTCGTGGGCGTCATGATAGCCGCGGCGCTCGTGCCGCCCGCCGCCGCAGTCGGCGTCGCCATCGCGTGGGGCCAACCGATGGCCGCGGTCAGTTCGCTCGTGCTGGTCCTCGTCAACCTCCTCTCCATCAACCTCTCCGGATTGCTCGTGCTCTGGTATCTCGGCTACCAGCCCCGGAGTTGGTTCGAACTCAGCGAGACCCGAGCGACGCTGGTCAAGCGCATCGGCGTCCTCGTGGTCGCCATCGCCGTCCTCTCGGTGTTCCTCGGCGGCGTCACCTACGCCACCGTCCAGAACGCGACGTTCCAGAACGAGGCCCAGAACGAAATCGACGCCGCGCTCTCACAGGAGGGGACACCGACGCTTCTCAACGTCGACTTCGAGGGGAACAGGGCACCGCCGTTCGGGCAATCGAAACAGGTGATAGTCACGGTCGGCAGAGCGCCCGGCGAGGAGTACCCGCGACTGGCCGAGCGACTGAAACAGCGCATCCGGCGCAGTACCGGCCGGTCCGTGACCGTGCAGGTCCGGTTCGTCGAGATAGACTCCGCGTAG
- a CDS encoding heavy-metal-associated domain-containing protein, translating into MAKQITVEGMSCGGCEENVENALRDLPGVTDAEADNERDSVTVEGEASDEDIAAAVEDAGYTAKV; encoded by the coding sequence ATGGCGAAACAGATAACCGTCGAAGGCATGAGCTGTGGCGGCTGCGAGGAGAACGTCGAGAACGCGCTCCGGGACCTGCCGGGCGTGACCGACGCCGAGGCCGACAACGAGCGCGACAGCGTGACGGTCGAAGGGGAGGCCTCCGACGAGGACATCGCGGCCGCGGTCGAGGACGCCGGGTACACGGCGAAGGTGTAG
- the engB gene encoding GTP-binding protein EngB, giving the protein MFESRPGRDAEVVFVGRSNVGKSTLMRELTGHTFDTGSKPGVTRSPNHYDWASDDFVLTDLPGFGFMSGVPEEQREQIKTDIVRYIEDNADKILVGVLVVDGKSAVDIIDRHSGEDEVPYDVEMFYFLRDVDIPVVVAVNKMDKVDDEDERLNELCDRLGLHPPWKQWQDTIAPISAKRGNIDALNEAVKDHLHEQKRDDLLKFFS; this is encoded by the coding sequence ATGTTCGAGAGTCGCCCGGGCCGCGACGCCGAAGTCGTCTTCGTCGGCCGGTCGAACGTGGGGAAGTCCACGCTGATGCGCGAACTGACGGGCCACACCTTCGACACGGGGAGCAAACCCGGCGTCACGCGGTCGCCCAACCACTACGACTGGGCCAGCGACGATTTCGTACTGACCGACCTGCCGGGGTTCGGCTTCATGTCGGGCGTGCCCGAGGAGCAACGCGAGCAAATCAAGACCGACATCGTGCGCTACATCGAGGACAACGCCGACAAGATACTCGTAGGCGTCCTCGTCGTGGACGGCAAGAGCGCGGTGGACATCATCGACCGCCACTCGGGCGAGGACGAGGTGCCCTACGATGTGGAGATGTTCTACTTCCTCCGGGACGTGGACATCCCGGTCGTCGTCGCGGTCAACAAGATGGACAAGGTGGACGACGAGGACGAGCGCCTGAACGAACTCTGCGACCGCCTCGGTCTCCACCCGCCGTGGAAGCAGTGGCAGGACACGATAGCGCCCATCAGCGCCAAGCGCGGTAACATCGACGCGCTGAACGAGGCCGTGAAGGACCACCTCCACGAGCAGAAGCGCGACGACCTGCTGAAGTTCTTCTCGTAA
- a CDS encoding DUF4396 domain-containing protein translates to MGIQQALQNVLTNPTYLAVWAVVVALSLGVLVWDLRTNNAELKSLMKFVWGFTVLYSGPLGLLGYWYSGRTQIDHDSLWRKGFRSVSHCYSGCGTGEVLGVSIAVGLFAFKTTGVVVLTFALAYFFGYLMTVGPLLQEGVGLREALWDAFYSETASITVMEIVAISTDVWLAGEAGLGDVLFWTSLVFSLTLGLLAAYPVNLLLIRYGVKGGDDEPRGDGNRDGGVTTPTSRETSEPSLRVSHRA, encoded by the coding sequence ATGGGTATCCAACAGGCGCTCCAGAACGTGCTGACGAACCCAACCTACCTCGCGGTGTGGGCCGTCGTCGTCGCGCTGTCGCTCGGCGTCCTCGTCTGGGACCTCCGGACGAACAACGCGGAACTGAAGAGCCTCATGAAGTTCGTCTGGGGGTTCACGGTGCTGTACTCCGGACCACTCGGTCTCCTCGGCTACTGGTACTCGGGCCGGACTCAGATAGACCACGACTCGCTCTGGCGAAAGGGGTTCCGGTCGGTCAGCCACTGCTACTCGGGGTGTGGCACCGGCGAGGTCCTCGGCGTCTCCATCGCGGTCGGTCTGTTCGCGTTCAAGACGACGGGCGTCGTCGTCCTCACCTTCGCGCTGGCGTACTTCTTCGGCTATCTCATGACGGTCGGTCCGCTTCTACAGGAGGGCGTCGGCCTGCGCGAGGCACTTTGGGACGCCTTCTACTCCGAGACCGCGAGCATCACCGTGATGGAAATCGTCGCCATCAGCACCGACGTATGGCTCGCGGGCGAGGCCGGACTGGGCGACGTGCTGTTCTGGACCTCGCTGGTGTTCTCGCTGACGCTGGGTCTCCTCGCGGCCTACCCGGTCAACCTCCTGCTCATTCGCTACGGCGTCAAGGGGGGGGATGATGAACCCCGCGGAGATGGGAACCGAGATGGGGGCGTGACGACACCGACTTCGCGCGAGACGAGCGAACCCTCGCTTCGAGTTAGCCACCGAGCGTAA
- a CDS encoding four-helix bundle copper-binding protein, with product MALAELELSDTAEECMDNCLEAMQACEWCADQCLDEDMDMAKCIRLCRDVADLTSEHARFMARNSNYSAQLAEACAGACEECAEECRRHDQDHCQVCADVLDDCAESCRQMMQQAA from the coding sequence ATGGCACTAGCAGAACTCGAACTCAGCGACACCGCCGAGGAGTGCATGGACAACTGTCTGGAAGCGATGCAGGCCTGCGAGTGGTGCGCCGACCAGTGTCTCGACGAGGACATGGACATGGCCAAGTGCATCCGCCTCTGCCGGGACGTGGCCGACCTCACCAGCGAACACGCGCGGTTCATGGCGCGTAACTCCAACTACAGCGCCCAACTCGCGGAGGCCTGCGCCGGGGCCTGCGAGGAGTGCGCCGAGGAGTGTCGTCGTCACGACCAAGACCACTGTCAGGTCTGCGCCGACGTGCTGGACGACTGCGCCGAGTCGTGCCGCCAGATGATGCAGCAGGCGGCCTGA
- a CDS encoding universal stress protein — protein MYDRVLLPTDGSEAAEAAAEHAYSLAERYDAELHVLHVVPENETTAIVGRGDERLDALEARGRDAVTPLVEDATARDLSVTSAIEVGTPYRQILAYADEEDVDIVVMSTHGRSGVGRVVMGSVTERVIRVGETPVVAVPRA, from the coding sequence ATGTACGACCGCGTGCTTCTCCCGACGGACGGGTCCGAGGCAGCGGAGGCCGCCGCCGAACACGCCTACAGTCTCGCCGAGCGATACGACGCAGAACTGCACGTGCTTCACGTCGTTCCGGAGAACGAAACCACCGCAATCGTCGGACGCGGCGACGAGCGACTCGACGCGCTCGAAGCGCGCGGCCGCGACGCCGTTACGCCCCTCGTCGAGGACGCCACCGCCCGCGACCTGTCGGTGACCAGCGCGATAGAGGTCGGGACCCCGTATCGGCAGATTCTCGCGTACGCCGACGAGGAGGACGTCGATATCGTCGTGATGAGTACGCACGGCCGGTCGGGCGTCGGCCGGGTCGTCATGGGGAGCGTGACCGAACGCGTCATTCGCGTGGGCGAGACGCCCGTCGTCGCCGTCCCGCGAGCGTAA
- a CDS encoding SIMPL domain-containing protein yields the protein MHKGVLATVGVALLLVTAGCVGSVAPTADASAQTQQPDRGGKTIGVSATGQAAATPDQAVVRVAVVASDDDANVVRERLAENVTRMREALKRAGVADDQIRTVAYNIEQEYREEGGERRPAGFRGVHAFEITLSNTSRAGAIIDAAVSNGADRVDSVELTLSEERRREVRAEALRDAMDSARANADVIAESANLTVTGVHSASTGDVSYSPVRAESLSANAAGQSGTQIESGPVTVVAQVQVTYNATGA from the coding sequence ATGCACAAAGGAGTACTTGCAACCGTGGGTGTCGCCCTCCTGCTGGTGACTGCCGGATGCGTCGGGAGCGTCGCCCCGACCGCCGACGCGAGCGCACAGACCCAACAACCCGACCGCGGCGGTAAGACCATCGGCGTCTCCGCGACCGGGCAGGCCGCGGCCACGCCCGACCAAGCCGTCGTGCGTGTCGCAGTCGTCGCCAGCGACGACGACGCGAACGTGGTCCGCGAGCGACTCGCGGAGAACGTCACGCGGATGCGCGAGGCGCTCAAACGGGCGGGCGTCGCCGACGACCAGATTCGGACGGTCGCGTACAACATCGAACAGGAGTACCGCGAGGAAGGCGGCGAACGGCGACCCGCCGGGTTCCGAGGCGTCCACGCCTTCGAGATTACGCTGTCGAACACGAGCAGGGCGGGCGCTATCATCGACGCGGCGGTCTCGAACGGGGCCGACCGCGTGGACAGCGTCGAACTCACGCTGTCCGAGGAGCGCCGGAGGGAAGTCCGCGCCGAGGCGCTCCGGGACGCGATGGACAGCGCCCGCGCGAACGCCGACGTCATCGCCGAGAGCGCGAACCTGACCGTCACCGGCGTCCACAGCGCCTCGACCGGCGACGTGAGTTACAGTCCCGTGAGGGCCGAGTCGCTCTCTGCGAACGCGGCCGGCCAGTCCGGAACGCAAATCGAGTCGGGACCGGTGACGGTCGTCGCACAGGTGCAAGTGACTTACAACGCGACCGGCGCGTAG
- a CDS encoding chloride channel protein, whose product MASSGVPGQFSTALRWADERHLHHQMFVAALLGVTVGVVATAFRVVWLALKHQLWTALNAPIWRVVVSTGAGILIGVILYATFYPGALSALVQQFHREGRVEMAENVPVIPVGLVGLVAGQNAGPEGVMSIVGGSFGTKMSELFEFDNSTKLLTLAGMGAGFGTILGAPIGGALLWLELPHKRGLEYYEAIVPTFVASFAGYLTEVLLGGMELFPAWRASSLVPVEPWQLAAAIGVGLVCIPFGFVYTHLFAFVGRLFNEWSPAVYVRTTLAGLGIGVLGYVLPLTYFYGGSKMNVLLSGTFTVERLLLVLGGTMIAAALTIHGNWLGGLIIPHMFMGALVGQAAGLVVPGLPPMFGMLAGMAAFNSVVTATPLSSALIAIALTNGASITPVFLASLVAFVGSPNVQFLEVAAPRSEAPAFHTDDD is encoded by the coding sequence ATGGCTTCCAGCGGAGTCCCGGGGCAGTTCTCTACCGCTCTGCGGTGGGCCGACGAACGCCATCTCCACCATCAGATGTTCGTCGCCGCGCTCTTAGGCGTCACCGTCGGCGTCGTCGCCACGGCCTTCCGCGTCGTCTGGTTGGCGCTCAAACACCAGCTCTGGACGGCGTTGAACGCGCCCATCTGGCGAGTCGTCGTCAGCACCGGGGCGGGGATTCTCATCGGTGTCATCCTCTACGCGACGTTCTACCCGGGGGCGCTCTCGGCGCTCGTCCAGCAGTTCCACCGCGAGGGCCGCGTCGAGATGGCCGAGAACGTGCCGGTCATCCCGGTCGGACTCGTCGGCCTCGTCGCCGGACAGAACGCCGGTCCCGAAGGGGTGATGAGCATCGTCGGCGGGTCGTTCGGCACGAAGATGTCCGAGTTGTTCGAGTTCGACAACTCGACGAAACTGCTGACCCTCGCCGGGATGGGCGCGGGGTTCGGCACGATTCTCGGCGCACCTATCGGCGGGGCGCTCCTCTGGTTGGAACTCCCGCACAAGCGCGGCCTCGAGTACTACGAGGCCATCGTGCCGACCTTCGTCGCGAGCTTCGCGGGCTATCTCACAGAGGTGCTGCTCGGAGGGATGGAGTTGTTCCCGGCGTGGCGAGCGAGTTCGCTCGTCCCGGTCGAACCGTGGCAGTTGGCCGCGGCGATTGGCGTCGGTCTCGTCTGTATCCCGTTCGGCTTCGTCTACACGCACCTGTTCGCGTTCGTCGGGCGGTTGTTCAACGAGTGGTCGCCCGCGGTGTACGTCCGAACGACGCTCGCGGGTCTCGGTATCGGCGTCTTGGGCTACGTCCTCCCGCTGACGTACTTCTACGGCGGGTCGAAGATGAACGTGCTCCTGTCGGGGACGTTCACCGTCGAGCGGTTGCTGCTCGTCCTCGGCGGGACGATGATAGCGGCGGCGCTCACGATTCACGGCAACTGGCTCGGCGGACTCATCATCCCCCACATGTTCATGGGGGCGCTCGTCGGACAGGCCGCCGGACTCGTCGTGCCGGGACTGCCGCCGATGTTCGGGATGCTGGCGGGGATGGCGGCGTTCAACTCGGTCGTCACGGCGACTCCCCTCTCGTCGGCGCTCATCGCAATCGCGTTGACGAACGGGGCCAGCATCACGCCCGTGTTTCTCGCCAGTCTGGTCGCGTTCGTGGGCAGTCCGAACGTCCAGTTCTTGGAGGTCGCGGCCCCGCGAAGCGAGGCACCCGCCTTCCACACTGACGACGATTGA
- a CDS encoding TIGR00341 family protein: MRLIHVLIPDERRGPVLGALDSKEIDYAVLETDERTSEQVLVEFPLPSDGVGDVMDALNDAGLEEEKYTVMATAETASTPNMERLENRYSDDFDPLTRKELRSKARDMAHDRTSFVWMIFLSAIIATAGLLLDSPAIVVGSMVIAPMVGPVLTASVGAVTGDREMLADSIKLQAIGLGVAVVSALAFGYILRTFSFVPQLRITALGQISSRVAPSLLTVAVGLAAGSASAFGLTTKGPTSLIGVMIAAALIPAAATAGIAIIWGFPIVAAGSLVLLLVSLIGINAAAFTTLRYLGYRPNGFEPGLWQFDSRKQTATVAVGVAVLLLVVGVTTFATYQQITYQQTINREVSSVLQDPAYANLTYVQTSTEYAFSGGLLESESVTVTISRTSDREYPELANRLQQQLNAATSQNPSVRVHFVDYETANTTRESLAASPSAAYSRSSKGSSGSYPTASTASSSTPSTFSPLSTLM, translated from the coding sequence GTGCGACTGATACACGTCCTGATTCCGGACGAGCGACGCGGCCCGGTTCTGGGCGCGCTCGACTCGAAGGAGATAGATTACGCCGTTCTCGAAACCGACGAGCGGACGAGCGAGCAGGTACTCGTGGAGTTCCCCCTCCCGAGCGACGGGGTCGGCGACGTGATGGACGCGCTCAACGACGCGGGACTCGAAGAGGAGAAGTACACCGTCATGGCGACGGCCGAGACCGCCTCCACGCCGAACATGGAACGGTTGGAGAACAGGTACTCCGACGACTTCGACCCGCTGACCCGGAAGGAACTCCGGTCGAAGGCCCGCGACATGGCCCACGACCGGACGTCGTTCGTCTGGATGATATTCCTGAGCGCCATCATCGCCACCGCGGGCCTGCTGCTCGACTCGCCCGCAATCGTGGTCGGGTCGATGGTCATCGCGCCGATGGTCGGGCCGGTCCTCACCGCGAGCGTCGGCGCGGTCACCGGCGACAGGGAGATGCTCGCGGACAGCATCAAGTTGCAGGCGATAGGACTCGGCGTCGCCGTCGTGAGCGCGCTGGCGTTCGGCTATATTCTCCGGACGTTCTCGTTCGTCCCCCAGTTGCGAATCACCGCCCTCGGGCAGATTAGCTCGCGGGTCGCGCCGAGTCTGCTGACCGTGGCGGTCGGTCTCGCCGCGGGGAGCGCCTCCGCGTTCGGACTCACGACGAAGGGACCGACTTCGCTCATCGGCGTCATGATTGCCGCGGCGCTGATTCCGGCGGCGGCGACCGCAGGCATCGCTATCATCTGGGGATTCCCCATCGTCGCGGCGGGGTCGCTAGTCCTCCTGCTCGTCTCGCTCATCGGCATCAACGCCGCCGCGTTCACCACGCTCCGTTACCTCGGCTATCGGCCGAACGGCTTCGAACCGGGCCTCTGGCAGTTCGACAGTCGCAAACAGACCGCGACCGTCGCGGTCGGCGTCGCGGTACTCCTCCTCGTCGTCGGAGTCACGACGTTCGCCACGTACCAGCAGATAACCTACCAGCAGACCATCAATCGGGAGGTCAGTTCGGTGCTTCAGGACCCGGCGTACGCGAACCTCACCTACGTCCAGACCTCCACCGAGTACGCGTTCAGCGGCGGCCTGTTAGAATCAGAGTCGGTCACAGTGACCATCAGTCGCACGTCGGACCGGGAGTATCCCGAACTGGCGAATCGGCTCCAGCAGCAGTTGAACGCCGCGACGAGTCAGAATCCGTCGGTTCGGGTTCACTTCGTGGACTACGAGACCGCGAACACCACTCGGGAGTCGCTCGCTGCGTCCCCCTCCGCGGCCTACTCCCGGTCGTCGAAGGGGAGTTCCGGTTCGTACCCGACCGCCTCGACGGCGTCGTCCAGCACGCCCTCGACGTTCTCGCCGCTCTCGACGCTCATGTAG
- the thiD gene encoding bifunctional hydroxymethylpyrimidine kinase/phosphomethylpyrimidine kinase — protein MSGESRLSATETRSPAPVERPVALTVAGSDSGGGAGVQADLKTIEAHDAFGTSAVTAVTAQHTRGVESTHVLPAGEVAAQIDAVTDDFGVRAAKTGMLATAEIVGVVADRVASAAFPVVVDPVMVATSGDRLLDREAEAAYEGLISEAALVTPNADEAAVLTDVTVEDRESAVAAGEELVAMGADAALVKGGHVGGTTLRDVLVTPDETRIFEHPRVETDATHGSGCALSAAVAARLARGDDLADAVEAGVDFVTRAVRYHLDVGEGPGAVHHGVEVRNRAAREPTAEEVREVVQTFVETDVSALVPEVGMNVVGATPYAESIGETAAVEGRITRTFSGVKPNRGVRFGASSHVARFLLACREFDPDLRFAANCRFDSDVEAALERLDWAVDEYDRGAEPDEVKEHEGSTMQWGARRAFESVEGTPVAVVDRGEVGKEAIVKVVAEDGEELAERVLALRDAL, from the coding sequence ATGAGCGGAGAGAGCCGACTATCTGCGACCGAGACGCGCTCGCCGGCACCGGTCGAGAGACCCGTCGCGCTCACCGTCGCGGGGAGCGACTCGGGCGGCGGTGCGGGCGTGCAGGCAGACCTGAAGACCATCGAGGCCCACGACGCCTTCGGGACGAGCGCTGTGACCGCAGTCACGGCCCAACACACTCGCGGTGTCGAGTCCACCCACGTCCTGCCCGCCGGTGAGGTCGCGGCCCAAATCGACGCCGTGACCGACGACTTCGGCGTGCGGGCGGCCAAGACGGGGATGCTCGCCACCGCCGAAATCGTCGGAGTCGTCGCCGACCGCGTTGCGAGCGCGGCGTTCCCCGTCGTCGTGGACCCGGTGATGGTCGCGACCTCGGGCGACCGACTGCTCGACCGCGAGGCCGAGGCGGCGTACGAGGGGCTGATTTCCGAGGCCGCGCTGGTGACGCCAAACGCCGACGAGGCCGCGGTGCTGACCGACGTGACGGTCGAGGACCGCGAGTCGGCGGTCGCCGCGGGCGAGGAACTGGTGGCGATGGGTGCCGACGCGGCGCTCGTCAAGGGCGGCCACGTCGGAGGCACCACGCTTCGAGACGTGCTGGTGACGCCGGACGAGACCCGGATTTTCGAGCATCCCCGCGTCGAGACGGACGCGACTCACGGGTCCGGATGTGCGCTCTCGGCGGCCGTCGCGGCCCGACTCGCGCGGGGAGACGACCTCGCGGACGCTGTCGAAGCGGGCGTGGACTTCGTGACTCGCGCTGTTCGCTACCACCTCGACGTGGGCGAGGGACCGGGCGCGGTCCACCACGGCGTCGAGGTGCGGAACCGGGCGGCGCGCGAACCGACCGCGGAGGAGGTCCGCGAGGTCGTCCAGACGTTCGTGGAGACCGACGTGTCGGCCCTCGTCCCGGAAGTCGGGATGAACGTCGTCGGCGCGACGCCATACGCCGAGTCAATCGGTGAGACCGCCGCGGTGGAGGGGCGCATCACGCGGACGTTCTCCGGCGTGAAACCGAACCGGGGCGTGCGCTTCGGCGCGTCGAGCCACGTCGCGCGCTTCCTGCTCGCCTGCAGGGAGTTCGACCCCGACCTCCGGTTCGCGGCGAACTGCCGGTTCGATTCGGACGTGGAGGCCGCGCTGGAGCGTCTGGACTGGGCGGTCGACGAGTACGACCGGGGTGCGGAACCGGACGAGGTGAAGGAGCACGAAGGGTCCACGATGCAGTGGGGAGCCAGACGGGCCTTCGAGTCGGTCGAGGGGACCCCGGTCGCTGTCGTTGACCGGGGCGAAGTCGGGAAGGAGGCGATAGTGAAGGTGGTAGCGGAGGACGGCGAGGAGTTGGCCGAGCGCGTGCTGGCGTTGCGGGACGCGCTTTGA
- a CDS encoding NOG1 family protein, translated as MIFENLPTTPTSEELIDKAFSRAARAGRAKNGTEAQQSMLQTASNILSDNMQNVAAEWPDFDEIDPFYYELADAIVNVDELRQSLSEIQWASRKTHDIGREYQGKLTGDADADRKIRKQGFARLADIVEEVEDDLLRVGQAHQDLRRLPEIDPSEPTIVVAGYPNVGKSSFVNAVTNARNEIAEYPFTTKGVRVGHFERDHIRYQIVDTPGLLDRPEDERNDIENQAVSALTHLADAIVFVVDASGYCGYPLDAQLELRDALAERFGDVPVLTVCNKSDLSTDVEADAYMSVESGENVEGVLDDAVEAVGYEPELPFDDRE; from the coding sequence ATGATTTTCGAGAACCTACCGACGACACCCACGTCGGAGGAACTCATCGACAAGGCGTTCTCGCGGGCCGCGCGGGCGGGACGGGCCAAGAACGGGACCGAGGCCCAGCAGTCGATGCTCCAGACGGCGTCCAACATCCTGAGCGACAACATGCAGAACGTCGCCGCGGAGTGGCCGGACTTCGACGAGATTGACCCCTTCTACTACGAACTCGCCGACGCCATCGTGAACGTGGACGAACTTCGACAGAGCCTCTCTGAAATCCAGTGGGCCAGCAGGAAGACCCACGACATCGGACGCGAGTATCAGGGCAAACTCACGGGCGACGCCGACGCCGACCGCAAGATTCGCAAACAGGGGTTCGCCCGCCTCGCCGACATCGTCGAGGAGGTCGAAGACGACCTCCTGCGCGTCGGACAGGCCCATCAGGACCTCCGGCGCCTCCCCGAAATCGACCCGAGCGAACCGACCATCGTCGTGGCCGGATACCCCAACGTCGGCAAGTCGTCGTTCGTCAACGCGGTCACGAACGCCCGGAACGAAATCGCGGAGTACCCCTTCACGACGAAGGGCGTCCGCGTCGGCCACTTCGAGCGCGACCACATCCGCTACCAGATAGTGGACACCCCCGGCCTGCTGGACCGACCCGAAGACGAGCGCAACGACATCGAGAATCAGGCGGTCTCGGCGCTGACCCACCTCGCGGACGCCATCGTCTTCGTGGTGGACGCCAGCGGGTACTGCGGCTACCCCCTCGACGCCCAACTCGAACTCCGGGACGCCCTCGCCGAACGCTTCGGAGACGTGCCGGTCCTCACTGTCTGCAACAAGTCGGACCTCTCGACCGACGTGGAGGCCGACGCCTACATGAGCGTCGAGAGCGGCGAGAACGTCGAGGGCGTGCTGGACGACGCCGTCGAGGCGGTCGGGTACGAACCGGAACTCCCCTTCGACGACCGGGAGTAG